GCGCTCAGCATTTCGAGTGACGGGTCGCCGGCTTCCACGGGCCCCAGCCGCCAGATTCGGCCCAGCCGCTCGCGATGATCGCCCAGCGCTTGTGCGAGCGGCACCACCTGTACATCGCGGGCCAGAGGCACGCCGCGGAACGGCCAGTATCCGCCAGCCACTTCGCGCAGGGTGAGGGGGCCCTTGCGGCGTTCGTTCAGTGCCAGTCCGGCAAGCGGCGCACCGTGCCTGTCGGCGAGGACGAAGCGATCGGGCGCGGGCGTGGCAGCGTCGAACCATGCAGCGCGCAGGAAACTGCGGCGCGCCGGGCCCTGCTCGGCCAGAGCGTCGAATAGCGCGCTGTCGTGAATGCGCCGATCGCCGGACCCCATCCGCTCCATCGACAGCCTATCCCGGGGTCCCGAAGGCTTTGCGCCACGCGCGGTAGGCAAGGGATTTGGCAGTGTTCCGGGCAGGCCAGCGCCGGGGCGGCGCGGGGGTGATGCCGAGCTTGCGTACCAGGCCGTTGAAGCACCGCGCGCCAGCCTCGGCATAGCTCCATTCGCTGCGCCAGGTGATCGAAAGCGAGAGCGAGGGTTCCGAACCGTTGTTGACGAAATGCGGGGCCATCACCGGGACGTATACGGCTTCGCCCGGCTCGAGGGCGATGGCCAGACCGCCGGACCGCAAGCTCTCGTCCCACGGCAATTCGCGCGGTCCGCCCAAGTGATAGCTTTCATGGACCGTATCGGGTGCGTAACGCGTGTCGCCTGCGGGGAACTGCGTCATCACCTTCGTGCCCTTCACCTGCAGCAGGATATTGTGCTCGGGGTCGAAGTGATAGGGCGTCACCGCGTTCGGGCTGGAAGTGAAAATGAACCCCTGCGGCGTCAGCATTTTGCCGGTGGCGGCCTCGATCGACGGTCGCAGTTCTTCGAGCAGCGCCATCAGCAGGGCTTCGTAGGCCGGGACCTGCTCGATATTCTTGAGCACTGCCCAGCTGTTGCTGGTGGCAATATGCCGGATCGTTTCGCCGATGGTCATGCCGTTGGAACCGGGCTTGCCGTCGATCCCGATCGGCAGATCGCCGCGATTGTACTCGACCGATGCGGCGGGCAGGTCCTCGCCCAATTGCGCAAGCCGGTCCAGCGACAGGCGCGCGTCGGCATCCAGCCGGTGGCGCAGGACATGCGGCGTTTCCGGATAGCCGCGAGCAAAGGCGGCCACGGACTGGTGCGGGAACACGCGGATCGCTGCTGCGGAGAGGGCGGGATCGTGTTTGGTCACTGCCTTTTCCCCGTGCGGTAGAGTTCGATCGCCGTCAGCGCGGCCCCGATCCCGCGGCGGAGACGTCCGCCGATGGGGATGGTGAGCATCGCGATTTCGCGGCGGTCAGGCCAAATCTGTCCTATCATCGGGTGGTCCGGTGCTGCGCAACTGTCCGACAGCGTAACACTCTTGCATTCCAGAATGGCGAGGTTTTCGACCTGCAACAGCATTCCGGGTGAAAGTTTCGAGAGGCTCTCGTCATACGCCGTCTTGAAGCCGAAAGCGTGAGGGGGGTGACGAAGCTGGTCAGCATGGCCACCGGGCGCCCGCCGAGATGGAAGGCGAGCCGTTCCAGTTTGCCCAGCTTGGCCGCTTCGGTCAGGCTGGCGCGAAACAGCGCTTCGGTCGCGGGCGCGCTAGCCATGGCGGAGCCCTGTTCCCCCTTCCAGCCGGCACGTTCGAGCGCGAGAAACTCGTCGATCCAGCGATCGACGCCGGTTTCGTCAGTCTGGCGCGAGAAGACGAAATGCCCCGATTCTTCAAGGCGGCGGCGCTTGCGCTGCAGTTCCTTGCGCCTTTTTCTGTCGAGCGCAGACCTGAGATGTTCCTGGGGCGCCGGTCCGGATCGCAACACGGCACGTTGCAGGCTATGGACGACGCTCAGCTTGCGGCCAGTGGTGGCGGAAATGTCCTGTAATGCGGTGTAGCTGGCGCCGTCGGCCGGGATGTGGGTCAGATGCAGGAAAACGCTGGTGCCCGCATGGCTATCGCACCAATCGAGCAAATATTCCCAGAACGGCCGCGAATAGCCTTCCTTGACGAGCGGTTCGCCGCAGAACGCATTGGCGTGTACCCAATTGGCAAGGTGCGGCACAGGCTGCCCGTGATAGTCCCTGTCGCGCATCAGCGGCATCAGCCCGACCAGTTCGCCATCGGATACATGGCAGGCGAGGAATATGCTTCCACCAGGATCGAAGTGGCGCAGCGAATGCGCCAAAAACCATTCTTCGGCAAAGGGGTTCGGCGTGGCGCAATGTTGCGCAAGACGGCGCCAATGTTCGGCAAAGCTGCTGCCGACAACCCCCGTCCACGGCAGGACCGAGAATCCTTCGGTGAGGGCTGCATCTGCGGGAAGCTCCCGAGCGCGATCGGACCATGCACCGGTCGCAAGATCGTCAATATGCGTCACTCGGCCCTCCTTTGGGGCGAAAGCTTAGGGGGCAAGGCGCTTAAACTCGGTTAACGCGCTGAAAAGGATGGCGCTAAAAGGGAAGGGCGGCGGCACCTGGTGATGCCGCCGCCCCTCGACTTGGTTGGGTCGGAGATCAGCCCGCCGCAAGTGCTGC
This genomic window from Qipengyuania sp. HL-TH1 contains:
- a CDS encoding GNAT family N-acetyltransferase, with translation MTHIDDLATGAWSDRARELPADAALTEGFSVLPWTGVVGSSFAEHWRRLAQHCATPNPFAEEWFLAHSLRHFDPGGSIFLACHVSDGELVGLMPLMRDRDYHGQPVPHLANWVHANAFCGEPLVKEGYSRPFWEYLLDWCDSHAGTSVFLHLTHIPADGASYTALQDISATTGRKLSVVHSLQRAVLRSGPAPQEHLRSALDRKRRKELQRKRRRLEESGHFVFSRQTDETGVDRWIDEFLALERAGWKGEQGSAMASAPATEALFRASLTEAAKLGKLERLAFHLGGRPVAMLTSFVTPLTLSASRRRMTRASRNFHPECCCRSKTSPFWNARVLRCRTVAQHRTTR
- a CDS encoding cupin-like domain-containing protein, with the protein product MTKHDPALSAAAIRVFPHQSVAAFARGYPETPHVLRHRLDADARLSLDRLAQLGEDLPAASVEYNRGDLPIGIDGKPGSNGMTIGETIRHIATSNSWAVLKNIEQVPAYEALLMALLEELRPSIEAATGKMLTPQGFIFTSSPNAVTPYHFDPEHNILLQVKGTKVMTQFPAGDTRYAPDTVHESYHLGGPRELPWDESLRSGGLAIALEPGEAVYVPVMAPHFVNNGSEPSLSLSITWRSEWSYAEAGARCFNGLVRKLGITPAPPRRWPARNTAKSLAYRAWRKAFGTPG